From the Populus nigra chromosome 13, ddPopNigr1.1, whole genome shotgun sequence genome, the window GGGAATCTTTGGCTAAAGCCTACAAACTTGCGAGTTAAAGGCTACTTTTATACACAGAAACCAAAGAAATGGAGAcggaaacaaaaaaattgattggcCTCGCAAACTACTTAAAACATTGTTAGAATATTAACATATTTACAATTTTTGGTGGATTAAAGGAATTACGTTGAGAACAACTAATTAGAACTGTCCTGATTTGAAGAGATTTCCAGCTTTATTTCCCTTTTTTCCTTAATAATATTCTAACCAGTTGATCTCAGTTTGAAAGAACCTATACGTATCATAGGCAGTTGAAAAGGAAGGTCTAATGTTCAGTTCATTATTTCAGGcagtaaaaatagaaaataattatctaTAGTGGTGCTGGGAGAGGGAGGGATATAAGACCTCTAATATCCCATGACCAAAGCTGCTTTCTCTGTAGGCACTATACTCAGGCTGCCTGTTCCAGCAAAAGCTACCTGCAGCAGGGCCTGATGTGAAATTGAATCCACAGAAGCCACCACCTATATCCAAGTCAGCTGTGGTGGATGGCTCTGGACACTCATCAGGGTCGTCAGCATGGGTAACTGCTATGTCTTCTCGACTTCCACCATCACCAATTGTGATATAAACTGGACCACATGGATCCAAAGAGTAGTTATAAACTCGGTTTGACCTCTCGTACGCATGAACCTGCATGTTTTTATGAGATCAAACAATAGACGTCACTTCAATTAACTGATTGTAAGACTGGTCAGGGACCACATATGTCAACCATCAATGTTCATAATATAGTACATTAGATCTCTTCTTGCTTGAAATGGAACTTGTATTCTACAGAAGAAACAATTTCCCTGCTCCAACATTTGATTTTCCTACCACAGATTGTGAAATATTTATAACAGAGGTTCATTGCAGTTACAATATTTTATAGCAACTTGCTGAAAGATGGAATATGACGAATGCTATCTATCCTTGTGCATCCAACTACTAACTTGCAACTTCATATTACCAACAAGGAAATGTGTAAAGATGAACAAGGCATTTTGTTTCCAAATCATGGCCTTTGTTATGGGTGAAgtcaatatttttatgttcaaCTAGAGTTGATTAGGTCTTGCACACACCGACAAAGAGAAAGAAACACTTGCAAAAGTGCAATCACCaagtatcaaaaaataataagataatcaTTTAAATGCTGCACAACTGCTATGATATAGAACACTTACATGTCCATTGAATACTATGTCCACACCATGCTCATAGAGCAAGTCCTCCATTTCTACTCTCATACATTCTGCTTCTCTGTATTGTGCCTTGAATGTGCTGTACCAAGGAGGATACCAAACAGCCACCAGCCATGGAGTCACATTCCTGTTAACATTATACAGATCTCCTTCCAACCACTTGTATTGATCCGCTGTGAAAGAAAATCTAGAGAATTGTACTATGTggcagataaaaataataagaagaagaaaaacaattccCGTACATGTTAACAAGGAAATGTATTATGTACACAGAAGTGATCAAATGAACTCATAACAGGAATATCATGTCATTTGTGTTGGTGATGCCTTTCATGTTagattgcatgatttttttattgaatagagCAAATGCTAATGCAAAACCCAGGGGAATAAGaatcaaaagtaaaaagaaaattaataaattgctGGATTTACATGATTTGTCATAGTAAGTGTAGGGATTTAGTATCACAAAGTGTATCCCTCCTGCATTGAAAGAATAGTACACTGAGGATGATGATCCGCTTTCTTCAGATGGGAACACAAATCGAGAGCTGTAAGAAACAAAAATCTGATCTTCAGCCTGTGGTTCTATCTCATGCTTCCCTCCAACCAACATAGTTGGAACATTAGCTACTAGAGGTTGCATAAACCTGCTTTCAGAAATGCATAGTTCAGTGAGCTAACCTTTACATGCAAAAATAGTTAACATAGCATACAGGGGAAAAATGATACCACTGCACCTATAAGGTAGTTTGGTTACCTGGTTTCCAACCAGTGAAGCATTTAAGTTTCTCAAATCAACTGAATCCAAAATAGTGGGGaggtaaaaaaaaggaaagtaaacATTAAATTAAGTATGCTCACAAAAGTTATGTTTGAGCATTAGATAGGTTTGCAAACTGGTAGACAAGTTTGAGCATATAAAAGATTCGAGTTTTGACCTTCCCCAATAATCCCATCGAGGCTGGTATGTTTCATGGATGGGAGATTCATCAAATGAGCAATGGTAACAATCGGATCCAGTTCCATTAGTGAGATACATGTCAGCATAACTTATACCTCCAACCAAAACAAGAAGATCTGGATGGTTGCTGAGTAAATGACTGAATGTTGTGCTTGTATTGTATGTAAGACCTAGGTCTCCTACCACTGCTACTCGACGAGGGTAATTTGTAGGACTGGAGGGGGGCATAGTCCTAAAATAAAAGACATCACTCATTGCTGATATATAGGGATCTCCACATTGATATTGATATAATGTGCTTGGTTCCAACCCTGTGAAAGACACGGTAGAAAATGCACCTCAATTAAAAGTTTTCATGATTCACCGACCCTAAGCAGACACATACACACCCTTTCCCTATGTTGAACATAAAGGGGACAGATATGGCTTCTAAGTTCATTTTTTAATCTTGCATCAGACTATGGATGGTTAGGCTTCCAAATGCATAGAAAACTTGAACATGACAAGTGAAGTTTTTGGGCAGATGGCAATAATACCTGTCAGACGAACGTGGTGTATGATGCCAGAAGTGTAGTTTTGAAGCCCTTCAAAAGGATAAAGTTGATTGTAAACAAATGAATATCCAACTTCCTCATAACTCATCTGGGACCCTTCAATTCCATACTGTACAACGCTATAAACTGATTCAGGATCCAAAGGCGTTATGTCACCACCAATTTGGGAATCCCCTGCAGCTCAAATTATACAATATCATTAAAAAGTTTACAAAAGAGTAGAATAATACTAAAGCTGGAAGTGCATGTGTCATTACATTGTCAGTTCCATTCAAGTTTCTTCCTCTTAATAGAATTCAACTGgaagaatcattttttttctatcttgaaTCTGCACTAATACATTCCCCTTTCAGATTTAGTATCATAATACCTTTCTGCTATGATATTCAAGACCTTGGTTTCCAGCTAGAATTAAACTGAAAACATTCTATAAACATCTAATCTCCCCAccttactttttaaaaacagaGGTTATCCTTCTAATAGCACAAAAAATCCAGCAATTTGAGAAGCAAGACTCTTTCTTTTGCTCTTACAAATTACCCCTTAATTTGATACAATGCCAAAACTCAAGGTCAAGCTAGCTTTCCTATATAGTTAGGCCAAAACTATAACTGTGTGTGCCTCTTTGCAACATTATCTTATTGCTCTCAAATCACTAGGGAACAAAAAAGCAAAATGAATGGCAAAGAAAGAGAGACCTGTAATCCAAGAGATCCAAACAGAGTCATAGTCAGAAGACAGGGAGACAGAGACTTGTTCAGGTTCAAATCCCTGAACAGTCCTTTGAACTTGAGGGTCAGTGTCTGGCAAGTCAATGGCATTGCCATGGTAAGTCTTGTTATCAAAAGGAACCGTTACTGGCTTGAATGGTCCCTCAAGGGTCGTTGAAAAATTACCATTAACAACTATTAATCTCCATAAAAGTGAGAGAAATAGTGGAAATGTGAGAAATGAGAGTAAACCCATCTGTTGGTTTTGCTTTGTTTGCAATTTTGCAAAGAACTGAAAGGATTAAAGTAAAGTCACTTTGCTTGAGAGGACTTGAGGGActgagagatagagagagatggACACCGATGGCAAGGGAGGAGAGAAGTGATAAAGACAGACCGCTCTCATAAAGCAGCTCAGCTCATGCGCTGAAAGTTCACGGGTTCTTAGGTTGCTCAAGTAGTGTTCGGTAAATAtagtttgttaaaaatttaaattttttattatttaatatatatatatatatatatatatatatatatatatatatattttccagcTCAAGAACTGACCCGAGAAAAGCATGGGTGATTGGTTCAACCATTATTATTAGATTagcattgttttgttttttaaattttttttagtattgacaTGATTAGACTAGGCCGAGTTTGGCTGGCTAGGTCAAGATATTAAAAACTAGATTTTGCTACGTCAATCTCTAGtatgattcaattaaaaacatgacTCGATGGAGATTTTGGTTTGAGTTTTTCGGTTCAACCCGCCTGACCGAGTTAAACAATCTTGAAAAACAACATGTGTGTTGTTGGAAGAGAATTTTTGCCCCTTCTTTTTAGAACAAGGAACTGAGGTCCGTGAGCTTAGGTGGTGGTCTGGGAAAAGGATTCATTTTCCACATTATTGAAGAGAGGACTTCAAGAATTGAAGACTTATTAGGTCTCACACGACTTCTGCTCCACACCCTCCAATCACTTTGCCACCCATGCACGTCATGACAATGTAACTTTTTGGAGGATAAAGGAATAAACTTTTATGGGGCAGAGACCAAACTAGtctatttataagttttttttttttttttattataggttggattaattttttaaaatgtaaaaaataatattaagagtgacaagaattttttaattgtattattaaatCTAGTCAAATGGGTCAATTTTGAAAGCTTGCAATTTAGTTCTTTATCTAACTCGAGTTTCCAATTATACCACGTTGGAGCTAATCTAAATTAAATCGATTAATTTTATGGGTCTAAATACATTCTTGATCATTGGTAAGAGCataacttaatattttaaaaaactttaagatgatttaaaaaaatattgagagagTAATATATTTGATCGATCTCAATCCCCCAAATACATGTGTTATAGACtctattgagtttaataatttttttataaactttttttaattacatgataaaaaatatatggtaaaaaaattgagcaccaacttaaaaataaacacttatttGAGATagtgataaccttataaaaagcaaacaaaaataaatcatgcagtttatttccaaatcaatcaaatattgaagaataaaattgagaaaaaaataaaaagaattaaaggacaaaaaaaaacatatccggCCAATGGGTGAACTCATCAAACCTATGAACGGGTAACTCGGGCTAGCACGCCACACTTGTGAACCGGGTTATAGATTCCAATgagattataatttgtttttatcttttctgaaactttttttttatttagctatatgataataaaaatagacaatcaCAAAATTAAATACCATCCAAATACTaagatgttaaaaaattaattaaaacaaaaaagttaaactCGTCAGATTTGTGAACAAGGTCAACCAGTCAAACCTGTGAACATGTTCGTGgactttataaaattaataacatgacttttctataaaactattttttttactatataagaaagaaatagacaaaaaaaaagtcttgcaaatagaaatcaaaacacacacaagatttattgaataaaataaaaagaaaaaaacatactaTACAAGATtgctcatattaaaaatattataaaaaataaatattttttatttctaaaattaaatttaatatataaaacataaagaaataaatcatactaatctcttaaaaaattaaacatatccattataattaaaaaataattgctattcaaaaatagataaataagtaaaaaaacaatcatagagAAGTAAAttacaaacttaaaaattatttaaaaaaatataaaaaggttttaaattaaaaagaaaattaaaactatatatatatataaaaaaatgaggctAGACCAAGCTCCTAGCCCATGAACACAAGGCTTGCACGCTGACCAGCAAGGTCAGAGCTTAGATGTGCAgcccttggtttttttttttgtaagttaaTGGGCGGATAACATGTTGTCCACCCCAatacaatttgaaaaaaaatagaccaCGTGTCGTCTAGAATCCCCAGTTGGTGGTAGGAAAATCTGGATatgtggtttttttcttctaaaaatccATTTCAACCCATATTCAACCCAGAATACCTAGAAAACATCCTAATAACCTTGTTAAACCAACCAATAACCTCTAATAGCTCAAAAAATCGCTTCAAAACCTAAAATCAACTCGAAACCCAAAATCTTCTCgaactcaaatatattttattaggtACTTTcaagataaaacaaaataatttaatttgaactcTTCTCATCATATGTAACCATTTAGAACAAAATCTAGTTTTGATAGCTAGAATCATAGtaatgaaaactttttttttctaagtcagaatccgacgatctcctctctctcctctcacttaaaaaatactgaaaaataataaaaataaagtttgatattgagattaaattttttataattagaggAACTGGTCACCTAATAGGTAAAAAAGATGACGAACtcaaatatactttaaaaacaaaattgaagagCATCACCTATTTTACtcgtattttttattttagttttttgttttttaattcaatcatctcttgaaaaacatgtatttgaatgctaataaaaactcaattgtgcaaaacaaatttaaggatcaaattaattttttttttaaattactattCTAATCTACAATGATATATGAGACGGTAAATTCGTGGTGATTGGTAAAACCGGTAGACACAAAGGGCAAATAAAGGTGAGGTGTGGTGGCTTGTGTAAACCATAATCGTATGACCTGACCTGGCGTATGTTATTAAAGATGAACTCTTGAAttattggggaaaaaaaaactcttaatattGTTCTTTGATCAGGTTAACtagataattaaaaacttaatcaagttaatttaatttaattaaaaaccggATCAAGCTCCGAACCTCGGGTCAACCTTCCACAGTACCATACCAAGACAGGGTTTAACAAACAGCTATACGTGTTTACTGCTGCCCATGTTCGACCTCACTAAACTGTGAACTACTTGTATGTTGTTTTTGTAGTATAATGGTGAAAGGAAAATTAACATGAGATATgtgaattgttgattttttttccagcttattaaatttctttaggCAATGTGCCTGGAAAATGTGGTAACTTCTCGATCACATCTTTGATTAGAATTCTTCACATAAACACATCAAGATTTTCTGGGTTACAGGCGATGAACAATGATAAAGGTGACTTTCCTATATTCttgtaatataaattataaaagaaattattgaatgataaggaatataaatgtttttgttattgtgttACATGCATGTTTTAACTCTGCAGACTCTGGAAATCCATTTAGAAATCAGATCGATCGATCGATCAATGCACTGGTGCTCCTCATTTCGTCTGTCTGCGCCACTGGGTTCTTGATCTCAGCACTTGTGGGAAACCTTCTAGTTAAGACGAGAAAAGTAAGTAGACAATCTTCCATGATTCTGGGCATGGAGAATTCTTAGACAAGGCAGGTTAAAAGTGCAGTTCCAGAATATAAAGCAGTGAGTGTTGCAAAGCAATGAGAAAAAACTTACCTGTTGAAATGTCACAAACACTTGGCTTATTTCTGCCTCGATAACTAAGAAATATGaaactctttccttttttgtttttcatataaaagtGGAGTCTTACtaacaataaaacttttatcaGCTGCATGTTGTTAGTCATCGAATGTAATGAGGCTATTCTTAGCCTTTCACCCTTTCCCCTTCTGGGAAAAAAAATGCCATAATGCATGAAAGATCAAGTTGCAGTGGATAATAAAAGATAACATGTTCTTGTGTATttccataaaaaagaaatacacaTGCAATAGATGGTGTAGATATATGTGTTAGGGCTCCCTGGTTGGTATCTGCTTgcatttacatataaaatagcAGTCTAGATTTTGCTAAGTATTCAGTTATGAGCTTCGTTTTCCAGACTCTCCAAAGCTTAGTTACCTTTGGTTCAGTTGGGCACCTCTCAGGCTGCCTTACTATGTAAATCTGATCTCCAGGAGAATTGTACATGTCCTGATTTCGGTGCCATGTCCATAGAGCATGAGTCTCATTTTTTACCTGAAAGTGAATATCACCACCATTTTGGCATTCTTGAGCAACTTTAATCAGAGCAGTCATCTTACatgatacatacatacatacatatattcaGACAAGATTTCTGCTCCTCTCATAGCCCCCAGCACTAATTCTTCTACTTACCAAtgcaactaaatttttttatatgtaatgcATGTGGAATATATTCAGACAAGTTTCTAGAGAAGGTGTCAGCTTGTGTTTGTGTATGCTTGTTCTCCATCAACACTACCTGATTCGAAGGATCGAATCCATAGTAGACTGAAGTTCTAAGTGTTCTCAATCCCCTTTTAGATCATGCAacgaataaaataaaacaaaacaaagcaatGAGTCCCGCCTGTGGGCACAGCATGGTCAAAGGAGCCTAGAGAGATACCTCAAAAATCCCATGACCAAAGCTACTTTCTCTGTATGCGCTATAATCTGGCTGCCGGTCCCAGCAGAATTTTCCAGCTGCTGGTCCTGATGTAAAATTGAATGCACAGAAACCGCCCATGTACTCATCTGGTGTAGTGGATGGATCAGGACAGTTACCGGGTTCATCAGCATGTGCAATGGCCATCTTCTCTCGGTTTCCACCATCACCGACGGTGATATGAACAGGACCACAAGGATCCAAAGTGTATTTGTATACCCTGTTAGACCTCTCGTAGGCATGTACCTGTTGGCAATTGGAATATGAAATTCCTTGGCGCATGAAATTTGttatgaagaaaatgataaatgCATTCAAGTCTCCTACTGTTGCTCAAGACAGAGCATAGCAAGTGGAAATCATACAAGATAGGATAAATACATCGCTTAGAGAAAAGGATAAATGCATTCAAGTCTCCTACTGTTAGCAAAAGAGAAGTGATGTGAGGAAAAATAGATCGCTTAGAGGGACTTTTCACTTACATGGCCATTAAAGATTATGTCAACACCATACTGATAAAGCAAATCTTCCATTGCTGTCCTCATACATTCTGCTTCTCTATAATGCGCCTTGTAGGTGCTGTACCAAGGAGGGTGCCAGGTAGCCACCAACCATGGGGTCACTTTTCTGTCAACCTTGGCAAGATCTTTCTCCAACCACTTGTATTGATGCGCTGGAGAGACTCGGAGAATTAAGTGAATCACATTTCACTCTGCATTAACATGGAAAAAGATATgcctattttcttttccttgaacaTCTCCATTCCCATGCTTAGAAACAATATCCAATCCCCAATGGCTGTGAGCTAGAGGCTCTATAAGCCAATGTGTTGGATGATTTAAGGAAATTGAATGACTGGTAAATCAGTGGATATAATATGTTCACCTGATTTGTTGTAGGCAATGTAGCCACCCAGCATTATGAAATGTATCCCACCAGCGTTGAAAGAGTAATAGAACGCGGAGGATGATCCACTTTCCTTGGATGGGAACGCAAATCGAGAACTATAAGCAACAAATGTCTgattttcaacttgtttttctaTCTCATGGTTTCCTTCTACCACCATTATTGGAATTTTAGATGTCACGGGCTGCATATATCTGATAACAAGCACCAAATGTTCATCACATAGTCCAAATTGCTGATAATATTCACCAGAAAGAAACATTAAACGTGAGAAACACCCATGATGGCACATGTAAAGACCAATTTCCTCCGTCTAGTTCGGCCAAAACCGAGACTTAGTTtgattagtttatttatttatttattctttcataCAAACTAACTGAATTTAATTGGAGCATAAAGCAGGAAACAGTTCATGATGCAGCTTCGCACGCATCAGATTCATATATCACCCAAGGTCATCATTAATATATCAGCAAATCATGATTCTGAATAGATTAAGTAAAGAATCCCTGGAAAATGATGTTTTTCCAGCAGTCTAAACCAGATAAATGTAGAATTAAGTGCATGCACTTTATTTTTTCAGCACAGACTCTTTGATATTCCAAGCTCCATTCTTGGTTTAGCCAATTTGTTATACATCTAGAAAACAAGAGCTATCCTACTGGACAACAAGTGTGCTTCCTAATTCATGTTTCTACAAAATGATTGCTTAGTCTTTTTCCACTTTGCAGCACAGAATACTGAAGGGAAAGACTGAACACGCAAATCTCAGTACAAAAAGAAAAGTCTTACCTTCCCCAGTAATCCCAGCGAGGCTGATAGGTTTCATGAATGGGAGTTTGAGAAAAAGAGCAGGAGTAGCAATCAGCCCCAGTTCCATTGGTAAGGTACAAGTTAGCATAACAAACATCTCCAACCAGTAAAATAAGATCAGGATTGTTTCCAATCATGTGATCAACTGTTGAGGTTGTATTGTACGTAAGACCTAGGTCCCCCACTATTGCTATTCTGCTGGGGTAACTCTTGGGGCCAGAAGCCGGCATAGTCTTAAAGTAATATGTACTGCTCATTGCTGGTATTGAAGGATCTCCACATTGATAATGATAAAGTGTGTTGGGTTTTAACCCTGCAGAAAGACATGTAAAGGTAAAATCAAGCCTAAGCTGGATGGCACATTGGGGTAAGGGGGGAAATCACTTTTTGCCTCCATATTCTAAATATCAGAATCTGAGCTTTCCTATTTCCATCAGAATTCATGGAAAGCCCAGATCCTTAATGAAAATGAGTCCCTTCACTATGCCACCACATGTTACAAAGGTGAGTGAATGTTACTTTGCACATTTCTTCCTTACCTCCAACATGAACAGCAACAGAATCTGAACAGGTTCGGATGAAACATTACTTTGGGATGTCTTAATATCTTTTGAGTATAAATGATCATCTCTTTAAGCATTGAGATCATGGACTAATCCTGTCATCACAATTAGCATCATACATGGCAGCATGATACCTTGTAAAATGACGACAGAGAAAGCTGAATGACTCGGTGCTTCAAGCTTAGTTGATTACAAACGGAAAATAAACACTTAATGAGAAAAGCAAGGAAAACATGAAGCTCTCCTTATACGCAAATAATGAAGAGAGAACAGTAGTGCTGCAATGAAGTTAGAGACAGTTGTACCTGTAAGGCGGACATGGTGTATGATCCCAG encodes:
- the LOC133671548 gene encoding purple acid phosphatase 15-like, which codes for MGLLSFLTFPLFLSLLWRLIVVNGNFSTTLEGPFKPVTVPFDNKTYHGNAIDLPDTDPQVQRTVQGFEPEQVSVSLSSDYDSVWISWITGDSQIGGDITPLDPESVYSVVQYGIEGSQMSYEEVGYSFVYNQLYPFEGLQNYTSGIIHHVRLTGLEPSTLYQYQCGDPYISAMSDVFYFRTMPPSSPTNYPRRVAVVGDLGLTYNTSTTFSHLLSNHPDLLVLVGGISYADMYLTNGTGSDCYHCSFDESPIHETYQPRWDYWGRFMQPLVANVPTMLVGGKHEIEPQAEDQIFVSYSSRFVFPSEESGSSSSVYYSFNAGGIHFVILNPYTYYDKSSDQYKWLEGDLYNVNRNVTPWLVAVWYPPWYSTFKAQYREAECMRVEMEDLLYEHGVDIVFNGHVHAYERSNRVYNYSLDPCGPVYITIGDGGSREDIAVTHADDPDECPEPSTTADLDIGGGFCGFNFTSGPAAGSFCWNRQPEYSAYRESSFGHGILEVKNVTHALWSWHRNRDYYETAGDILYIVREPDRCLANQGN
- the LOC133670998 gene encoding purple acid phosphatase 15-like isoform X2, whose amino-acid sequence is MGLVSVLLISFCVLSISLVGTDNIVVGIPTTLDGPFKPVTVPLDKTFRGHAVDLPDTDPRVQRVVQGFEPEQISVSLSTTHDSVWISWITGDFQIGDSIKPLNPKTVASVVRYGRLRFPLIHKATGYSLVYNQLYPFVGLQNYTSGIIHHVRLTGLKPNTLYHYQCGDPSIPAMSSTYYFKTMPASGPKSYPSRIAIVGDLGLTYNTTSTVDHMIGNNPDLILLVGDVCYANLYLTNGTGADCYSCSFSQTPIHETYQPRWDYWGRYMQPVTSKIPIMVVEGNHEIEKQVENQTFVAYSSRFAFPSKESGSSSAFYYSFNAGGIHFIMLGGYIAYNKSAHQYKWLEKDLAKVDRKVTPWLVATWHPPWYSTYKAHYREAECMRTAMEDLLYQYGVDIIFNGHVHAYERSNRVYKYTLDPCGPVHITVGDGGNREKMAIAHADEPGNCPDPSTTPDEYMGGFCAFNFTSGPAAGKFCWDRQPDYSAYRESSFGHGIFEVKNETHALWTWHRNQDMYNSPGDQIYIVRQPERCPTEPKKVSHKC
- the LOC133670998 gene encoding purple acid phosphatase 15-like isoform X3 — translated: MGLVSVLLISFCVLSISLVGTDNIVVGIPTTLDGPFKPVTVPLDKTFRGHAVDLPDTDPRVQRVVQGFEPEQISVSLSTTHDSVWISWITGDFQIGDSIKPLNPKTVASVVRYGRLRFPLIHKATGYSLVYNQLYPFVGLQNYTSGIIHHVRLTGLKPNTLYHYQCGDPSIPAMSSTYYFKTMPASGPKSYPSRIAIVGDLGLTYNTTSTVDHMIGNNPDLILLVGDVCYANLYLTNGTGADCYSCSFSQTPIHETYQPRWDYWGRYMQPVTSKIPIMVVEGNHEIEKQVENQTFVAYSSRFAFPSKESGSSSAFYYSFNAGGIHFIMLGGYIAYNKSAHQYKWLEKDLAKVDRKVTPWLVATWHPPWYSTYKAHYREAECMRTAMEDLLYQYGVDIIFNGHVHAYERSNRVYKYTLDPCGPVHITVGDGGNREKMAIAHADEPGNCPDPSTTPDEYMGGFCAFNFTSGPAAGKFCWDRQPDYSAYRESSFGHGIFEVKNETHALWTWHRNQDMYNSPGDQIYIVRQPERCPTEPKVSHKC
- the LOC133670998 gene encoding purple acid phosphatase 15-like isoform X1, which translates into the protein MGLVSVLLISFCVLSISLVGTDNIVVGIPTTLDGPFKPVTVPLDKTFRGHAVDLPDTDPRVQRVVQGFEPEQISVSLSTTHDSVWISWITGDFQIGDSIKPLNPKTVASVVRYGRLRFPLIHKATGYSLVYNQLYPFVGLQNYTSGIIHHVRLTGLKPNTLYHYQCGDPSIPAMSSTYYFKTMPASGPKSYPSRIAIVGDLGLTYNTTSTVDHMIGNNPDLILLVGDVCYANLYLTNGTGADCYSCSFSQTPIHETYQPRWDYWGRYMQPVTSKIPIMVVEGNHEIEKQVENQTFVAYSSRFAFPSKESGSSSAFYYSFNAGGIHFIMLGGYIAYNKSAHQYKWLEKDLAKVDRKVTPWLVATWHPPWYSTYKAHYREAECMRTAMEDLLYQYGVDIIFNGHVHAYERSNRVYKYTLDPCGPVHITVGDGGNREKMAIAHADEPGNCPDPSTTPDEYMGGFCAFNFTSGPAAGKFCWDRQPDYSAYRESSFGHGIFEVKNETHALWTWHRNQDMYNSPGDQIYIVRQPERCPTEPKVTKLWRVWKTKLITEYLAKSRLLFYM